The genomic segment CACGGCAGCACATGCAGCCGGGCAGCCGCGTTCAGGTGCAACCCGAACTCGCCCGCCCGCAGGTCCAACGCCTCGGAGACGGCGAGAGTGAACGGCGCTGCCCCCAGCTCCACCGGGTCGATCCCCAGCAGCAGGTGATGCATCACCGGGTTGCCGACAATCACGACATCCAGGACGTCGCTCACTTGCACGCCGGCCTCTGCCGCTGCCTTGGCCGCCAGTTCGTTCAGGGTCCGCAGGATCGCCCGGTGCATGCGTTCCACCCCCTGCGGCTCGGTCATGGCGTAGCTCACGCGACTCATCAGGTCTTCGCCATAGCGGACCTGCGGGTTCATCGCCGACTGGGTGGCCAGCACCGCTCCGGTGCGCAGATCGCACAGGTGTACCACGACCGTGGTCGAGCCGACATCGATGGCCAGGCCGCAGGCGGTCTCCACATAGCCGGGCTGCACCCGCAGCACCACCCGATCGTGCCACAGGCTCACCGTCAGCGCCTGGCGACCTTGACGCAATGCGGGCTGGAGTTCCGGCAGGACCGCAGCTTCGATCTCCACCTCGCCCAGCCCCCATTGCTGCTGCAATGCGTGGCGCAGCCGGCTCCAGTCTGAACGTCCGTCGTCCAATCCCGGCGGGTCGACCTCGACATACACCTGGCGCACGGCTGGCTGGACCTCGATCACCCGCTGGGTGGCCGCCTTGGCGACGATCTGCTTGCGGGCCTGGCTCTCTTCCGGGACACTGATCAACAGATCGCCCTGAATCCGGGCGGCGCAGGCCAGCCGCCGCCCCTCGATTCCCTGTTCGCGGCAGCAGGCTTGCTCTGCAGGCTCGATTGGGGTCAGGTGATCCTCGGCCGAGGTCAGGCCGTGCTTGGGGAAGTTCCCAGACTCGACGATCACCTGGCACTTGCCGCAGGTCTGGCGCCCGGCACAGATGGACTCGAGCTCCACGCCAAGCTGGCGCGCTGCCTCCAGCAGGTGGCTGCCTTTCGTCACCTGCCCGCGCCGCCCCGAGGGCAGCATCACCAGCGTCACCTTTTCCGCCTCAGGCATCCGTGTCCATTCTGCGCCGCCGGCTCACCCAAGCAGGCCGATCACGCCGATCCCCAATGCTACCAGCACCGATCCCAGGATCCGCAGCCGCCCGCCTTGCTCTTTCAGGACCAGCACGCCGTAGGCCGCTCCCAGCACAACGCTGAACTCGCGCACCGCTCCGGCGTAGCTGGCCGGGGTACCCAGCGACATCGACACCAGCACCAGGAGATAGGCGGCCATGGTGGTGAATCCCGCCAGCACGGCCCGCCAGCTGGAGAAACGCATCTCCCGTCGCAGCTCGGACCATTTCACCAGGGCGAAGCTGATCGGCGTCAGCCACAGCAGCGTCACCAGCAGCGCCAGATAGGTGTAGACGAAGGGCGTGACATGCCCGATGCCGACCTTGTCGATGGCGGTGTAGAGCGAGGTGCTCAGGCCTGCAAACAGCGCCCAGCGCGGCCCCGCCATGCGCAGAGCGCGCAGCGGCTCGCGCCAGGCCCCCAGGCGGGGCAGGTTGATCAGATACAGCCCGCCGGCGATCACCAGCACCCCCGCCACGCCGCCCTTCGTCAGCTGCTCGTTGAGCACGGCCGCCGACCAGATCAGCAGGAAGACTACGGCCGAACCGCGCGCCAGGGGATAGACAACCGACAGGTCGCCACCCCGGTAGGCCTTGCCGATGGCGAGGAAGTACGTTGCCTCGAAGATCGAACTCAGCAGGATGTACTTCCAAGCCTCGGCTGGAAACGGCTCCCAGAGCAGGACAAGCAGCGGGGCGAAGAGCACCGCGTCCCACAGCAGCATCCACCAAATGAAGGCGTCGCGGTTGCGCGAGGCCTTGATGGCGACATGCGTCACCAGATGGATACAGGCGGAAACCAGCAGCAGCGCCAGGCCGAGTTGGGTCATCGGTCGCTAGGTCCTGCATCCCCGTTTCAGTTGCCGGCCGCACGGGCCCGACGCCGTTCTTCGCGCGACCGCCCGCCTGACGGCTCTGCCGGGGCGGATTTGTCCCAACCCTTCGGCGGCCGCGAGTCGCCAGCCACCAATCCGGCGAAGGCGGCCCGCACCCGGGCATCGACCTCTGGCGAGAAGACCGCAGGGTTGTCGCGGGTCAGGATGTCCCGGACCCGCCGCATGGCATGCGCCTGCGAGTCGGGAGAGCCCTTCTCGATCCATTGCTGCCGGGCATCTCGGTCGGAGACGCGGGGCAGGTAGGCGGCGGTCTTCATTCGCTCCAGCGTGTGCACCTGATCCATGAACATCCCGCCCGGGCCGACTTCGGTGATCAAATCCAGCGCCAGGTTGTCCTCGCTGTACTCCATGCCGCGTTGGATGCGCTTGAGCATCAGGGCGATCTCATCATCAATCACTGCCTTGGCGAAGTCGAATGCCATCAGGGCATCGAGCAGGCCAGCCACGTTGTACATGTCAACCCCGCCCAGCAGGCCGGCCGTACACGACATTCCCGTCTCGTACCCGGACTGGGCGTCGTTGACCTTAGAGTTGGTCAGGCCGATGTAGGCGCCGGAGGGGACGTTGTAGAAGCGCGCCATCTGGCCGACGGCAATCATGATGATCCCGGTTTCGATCGCACCCGGGGCGTAGGCCCCGGTGCGCATATCGCCGATCGTCGGCAGGCTGGCGTAGATGGTGGCCTTGCCCGGATCGATCATCTGCTCGAGAACGGCGGCCGCCAGGAACTCGGCATTGCCCTGGGTCAGCACTCCCATCAGCGTCAACGGCGCCGTCAGCCCGCCGTTGGGGACGATGGTTGGGTAGCAGGGGAGCTTCTGCTCGGTGTAGAAGATCGAGGCTGCGGTTGAATCGAAGTCCATCGTCAGCGGGGAAACTACCGGACAGTAGTGATGGGTGACGAAGGGATGCGCCCGATAGGCCGCTTCGCTGCCAGCCACCAGGTAGCACAGCTGCAGGATCTTCTCGAAGTCCTCCGGGGGACCGCTGGCCCGCACCGGCTTGACCGTGTTCTTGAGCGAGGTGTACAGACGGGCGATGCTGAACAGCCCTGGGGGAGCGTCATCCGCCAGGGTTGAGATTGAGAACACATCGTAGCCTTCGAGTTCGTTCACCAGGTGGGCAATGCGCGCCAGGTCTGCTGAAGTCGCCCGGCGGTCGGCGCCGGTGACCGCGTCGATCACATTGGGCGCCGAGCTGCCGGTGACAATGATCGGGCTATCGTCGGGCATGGTTCGGTCGAAGCGTGGGTCCCGCCCATAGAAGGTGAACCGCGGGGGCATCTGCCTGCGGAACTCCTCGACCACGGCCCGGGGGAAGCGGACGATCTGGCTCTCGCCATCAACTGGGCAGCCGTGGCGGGCGAAGATCTCCCGCGCCCGCTGGTTGCGCACCAGCATGCCGACTTTCTCTAGGATTTCGAGAGAGGCATCGTGGACACGCTCGACCTGCTCCGGTGTGAGTAGGGTGGCATAGTGGGTGATCATCTGTCCTCGCTTCCTTGGGTGGTAGGTAGCCTCAGCCCTCTCGCGGGGCGGTCTCGGTGATGAAGCGAAACCGATCGCCGCGGTATAGGTCTCGGCCGGCCTCGACGGCCCGGCCCTCCGGGTCATACGAAATGCGCCGCTCCAACATGAGCGGCGCTCCAACAACAATCTGCAGCAGCCCGGCCTCGATCGAAGTGGCCAGCACCGGCTCCAAGCTCTGCCAGGCGCGCTCGATGACCACACCGTACTCGGTGGCCAGGATCTCAAACACGGATCGGGATTGCAAGTCGTGACGATCGAGATCGGGGAATCGTCGCACCGGCAACGTGTAGCGCTCCAACAGGGCTGGCACCTGGTTCACCGTGCGCAGCCGGGTGATGACGAACACCATGCTTGAGGCCGGGATCGAGAGGTCTTTGGCCATGCCGGCCTCGACCGGTCGCTGCTCGAGCGCCAGCAGGCGCGCCCCGGGTCTCAGACCCTGGCGTTGCATGCCGCGGGTGAACGAGAACAGCCGTCCGGCATTGCGATCGAACTTGGGCAGGGCGACGGTGGTGCCGCGGCCCTGGCGCCGCTCCAGCAGTCCCTGCAACTCGAGCACCCGCAGCGCCTGGCGGACGGTCATGCGGTTTACGCCGAGCATCTCGCTCAAGGAGCGCTCCGGCGGCAGCCGGTCGCCCGGCGCCAGTTCGCCGGATTCGATGCGGCCCAGCAGACTTTCGGCGATTTGAATGTACAGGGGGGCCGAGGTCAGCCGGCGGCTGACGGGGTCGGCCGGCGGGGCGTCAGGCGGGGCACTGGCTGGCGCAGGCATGATGGGCGGAGTCAGCCTCTTGGCTTAATGGTATATACCAATTTAGCACTCCCAGCCGCAGGCGTCAATCCACAATTCCGGGCCCGACCCGAGCCACCCGGCTCGCTCCACCCCCCTCGCCCGACCCAGCAGCAGTTCCCCCTTGGAGAGTCTGCCCATCGACCCGCGTCTGCACCCAATGGACCGATTCCGGGCCCTTCCGGCCGAGAACAGGTCGGCCCCAGCGAACGTCGCCGCTGGGGCCGGGGGGGGTTGCCGATTGCTTAAGGACTAGCCTGCGGCCATCACCCAGGCGGCGTGGGGCGGGAACGAGATCGTCAAGGGCTCGCCGATCTTCGGCAGCGCTAGTCGCCGCTCGTTCAACGTATCCAGGGTCACGATTGCATCCCCGAGCTCCAATCCCATGCGCACGATCGCTCCCAGGAACGCCAGCGAGATCAGCTTGCCGGTCAGTTGGTTCTCGCCTTCATGCACGCCCATGCGAAGCTGCTCCGGCCGCAGCATCGCCACCACGGTCTCCCCCGGCGGCAGCTCGCCGCTGACCTTGAAGCGTTGGCCGTGGTAGTCCAGCTCGCCCGTCGGAGCGTCGACCACGCGGCTGCGCAGTTGGTTCAGGGTTCCGACAAAGCCAGCCACGAACGTGCTCGTCGGGTAGTTGTAGATCTCCCACGGCTTCCCGATCTGCTCCATGCGCCCGGCGCTCATCACGACCACGCGATCCGAGAGGGCGAGCGCCTCTTCCTGGTCGTGGGTGACATAGATCGTGGTGATCCCCAGTTCCTGTTGGATGCGCCGGATCTCATAGCGCAGCTCAACCCGGATCTTGGCGTCCAGCGCCGAGAGCGGCTCGTCCAAGAGCAGCACCTGCGGTTTGACGGCCAAGGCCCGCGCCAAGGCCACCCGCTGCTGCTGACCACCGGAAAGCTGATGCGGGTAGCGATTCTCCAACTCGGGCATCCGGATCAGGCCAAGCATCTCCTTGACGCGCCCGGCGATCTCGTCCTTCGGCCTCTTGGCGACCTTCAGCCCGAAGGCGACATTGTGGCCAACGGTCATGTTCGGGAACAGGGCGTATGCCTGGAAGACCATCCCTACGTTGCGGCGATTCGGCGGCTTGTTGGTGATGTCCACGCCGTTCAGTTCGATCTTTCCGCTCGAGGGGATTTCGAAGCCCGCTACCATCCGAAGCGTGGTGGTCTTCCCGCAGCCGCTGGGGCCCAGAAACGAAACCAGTTCCCCTCTTTCCACCTCGAGGTTGAAGTCCTCAACGGCCGCAGCCTGGGCATAACGCTTGCTTGCATGCTGAATCGATAAGAAGGCCATCACCATTCCATCCTCTAGTGCCCTGCAGCAACCGGTGCCTGCCCGCGCCCACCCCGGCTCATGACCTGGATGATGCCCATCGACGCCCAGGTGAGCCCAAAGCTGATGACGGCCAGAGCCGCCGGCTCATACGCCTTCTGTTGCATCAGGTAAGCCATATACGGAGCAAAGGCCGGCTTGACCAGATACTGGGCGAGGATCAGCTCGCCCATCACGATCGCGAAGCTCAAGAACGTGCCGCTCAGGATCGCCACCCGGATATTGGGCAGGATGATGCGGAACAGGATCACGCCCCAGCCGCCCCCCAGGCTCTGGGCGGCCTCGGTCAGCGTGCGCACATCAATCGCGCGTAGCCCCGTGTCCACCGCACTATACATGTACGGCATGCACAGAATCGTGTAAGCCGCGATCAGCAAGAACGGGCTGTTGACGATGAGAAGGGGCGGCCTGCTGTAGGTGCGCACCAAAGCGAAGACATACACAATGGCGGGGATTACGAACGGAAGCAGGGTGATGAACTCAACGGGGGCGCGGAATTTTGGCAGCTTCAGCCGTATGACGAAGGCCGTGGGCACGAAGAGCAGAATCCCGACCACGATCGTGAAAATCGCCCAAATCACGGATGCGGTGAAGTTGTAGATGAAAGCCCGGTCGTGCAAGACATTCTGGTAAGCCACAAGACTCAAGGTCCCGCGTTGGGCATGCAGTGAGAACATAAAGGTCGCAAGCAGGGGCAGGAAAAAGTAGAGGATACCCAGGATCATCCAGAACCAGGCCCACGTCCGACCGCTGCGTCTCATCGCAACCACCTCTCGGTCCTTCGTGAGAGCACCGTGCGCGCCACGATGGCAAGCGTCATCACAACCAACATGCCCAATGACATCGCATATCCCAGGCCGGGGTCGGCGAGGATGTCGCCGCGCAATTGCGATCCGATCACGATCGTGGCGAGATTGATCTGACCTCCCGTCAACGCCTGGGCCGTTGCGAAAGCACCAAAGGCGTTTCCGAAAAGCAGGATCATGGCACCCAACATGGCGGGAAACAGGATCGGGAGGGCGATATGCCTCCAGTAGTGAAAGGAGCTGGCTCCCAGATTCTCCGCCGCTTCAAGCCACTCGCGCCGCAGGCCATCAATCGCCGGGGCAATGATCAAGACCATCAGAGGGAATTGGAAATACATGTACACGATGCACAGGCCCGAGAACGTATACAGAGTGAAGCCATGGTGATAGGGGTTAAGCCC from the Anaerolineales bacterium genome contains:
- a CDS encoding ASKHA domain-containing protein, with the translated sequence MPEAEKVTLVMLPSGRRGQVTKGSHLLEAARQLGVELESICAGRQTCGKCQVIVESGNFPKHGLTSAEDHLTPIEPAEQACCREQGIEGRRLACAARIQGDLLISVPEESQARKQIVAKAATQRVIEVQPAVRQVYVEVDPPGLDDGRSDWSRLRHALQQQWGLGEVEIEAAVLPELQPALRQGRQALTVSLWHDRVVLRVQPGYVETACGLAIDVGSTTVVVHLCDLRTGAVLATQSAMNPQVRYGEDLMSRVSYAMTEPQGVERMHRAILRTLNELAAKAAAEAGVQVSDVLDVVIVGNPVMHHLLLGIDPVELGAAPFTLAVSEALDLRAGEFGLHLNAAARLHVLPCIAGHVGADHVAALLAEAPQAHDEIALLIDVGTNAELSLGGRQRMACASSPTGPAFEGAQITHGQRAAPGAIERVRIDRQTLEPRWRLIGSETWIDPQTAAGLPGATRATGICGSGIIEVIAEMFLAGILGADGRFSEQAAARSARVRLQPGSRMREYVLVDAQHSASGRPIVVTQNDVRAIQLAKGALYAGARLLMKELRVDKVDRILLAGAFGSYIDPLRAMVLGMIPDCDLDRVHAVGNAAGDGARIALLNVEQRLEASRLAGWVEHVQTATASDFQEEFVAAMALPHARDEFPHLLGQLPDPSLTAGERPRTRRKQTRQEESRQA
- a CDS encoding DMT family transporter, producing the protein MTQLGLALLLVSACIHLVTHVAIKASRNRDAFIWWMLLWDAVLFAPLLVLLWEPFPAEAWKYILLSSIFEATYFLAIGKAYRGGDLSVVYPLARGSAVVFLLIWSAAVLNEQLTKGGVAGVLVIAGGLYLINLPRLGAWREPLRALRMAGPRWALFAGLSTSLYTAIDKVGIGHVTPFVYTYLALLVTLLWLTPISFALVKWSELRREMRFSSWRAVLAGFTTMAAYLLVLVSMSLGTPASYAGAVREFSVVLGAAYGVLVLKEQGGRLRILGSVLVALGIGVIGLLG
- a CDS encoding trimethylamine methyltransferase family protein, with the translated sequence MITHYATLLTPEQVERVHDASLEILEKVGMLVRNQRAREIFARHGCPVDGESQIVRFPRAVVEEFRRQMPPRFTFYGRDPRFDRTMPDDSPIIVTGSSAPNVIDAVTGADRRATSADLARIAHLVNELEGYDVFSISTLADDAPPGLFSIARLYTSLKNTVKPVRASGPPEDFEKILQLCYLVAGSEAAYRAHPFVTHHYCPVVSPLTMDFDSTAASIFYTEQKLPCYPTIVPNGGLTAPLTLMGVLTQGNAEFLAAAVLEQMIDPGKATIYASLPTIGDMRTGAYAPGAIETGIIMIAVGQMARFYNVPSGAYIGLTNSKVNDAQSGYETGMSCTAGLLGGVDMYNVAGLLDALMAFDFAKAVIDDEIALMLKRIQRGMEYSEDNLALDLITEVGPGGMFMDQVHTLERMKTAAYLPRVSDRDARQQWIEKGSPDSQAHAMRRVRDILTRDNPAVFSPEVDARVRAAFAGLVAGDSRPPKGWDKSAPAEPSGGRSREERRRARAAGN
- a CDS encoding GntR family transcriptional regulator, whose translation is MPAPASAPPDAPPADPVSRRLTSAPLYIQIAESLLGRIESGELAPGDRLPPERSLSEMLGVNRMTVRQALRVLELQGLLERRQGRGTTVALPKFDRNAGRLFSFTRGMQRQGLRPGARLLALEQRPVEAGMAKDLSIPASSMVFVITRLRTVNQVPALLERYTLPVRRFPDLDRHDLQSRSVFEILATEYGVVIERAWQSLEPVLATSIEAGLLQIVVGAPLMLERRISYDPEGRAVEAGRDLYRGDRFRFITETAPREG
- a CDS encoding ABC transporter ATP-binding protein codes for the protein MAFLSIQHASKRYAQAAAVEDFNLEVERGELVSFLGPSGCGKTTTLRMVAGFEIPSSGKIELNGVDITNKPPNRRNVGMVFQAYALFPNMTVGHNVAFGLKVAKRPKDEIAGRVKEMLGLIRMPELENRYPHQLSGGQQQRVALARALAVKPQVLLLDEPLSALDAKIRVELRYEIRRIQQELGITTIYVTHDQEEALALSDRVVVMSAGRMEQIGKPWEIYNYPTSTFVAGFVGTLNQLRSRVVDAPTGELDYHGQRFKVSGELPPGETVVAMLRPEQLRMGVHEGENQLTGKLISLAFLGAIVRMGLELGDAIVTLDTLNERRLALPKIGEPLTISFPPHAAWVMAAG
- a CDS encoding ABC transporter permease, which encodes MRRSGRTWAWFWMILGILYFFLPLLATFMFSLHAQRGTLSLVAYQNVLHDRAFIYNFTASVIWAIFTIVVGILLFVPTAFVIRLKLPKFRAPVEFITLLPFVIPAIVYVFALVRTYSRPPLLIVNSPFLLIAAYTILCMPYMYSAVDTGLRAIDVRTLTEAAQSLGGGWGVILFRIILPNIRVAILSGTFLSFAIVMGELILAQYLVKPAFAPYMAYLMQQKAYEPAALAVISFGLTWASMGIIQVMSRGGRGQAPVAAGH